One window from the genome of Betaproteobacteria bacterium encodes:
- a CDS encoding efflux RND transporter permease subunit, with product MVHRFNLSEWALGHQSLVLYFMIVLAVIGAGSYLRLGQAEDPEFTFKLMVVRTNWPGASADEVERQLTDRIEKKLQETPRLDHLRSYSKPGESVVFVFVKDSSRPDEIRETFYQVRKKVGDIRALLPAGIQGPFFNDEFGDTFGNIYAITGDGFTYTQLKEAADRVRADLLRVKDVAKVDLVGEQDEKIFVEISNAKLTTFGIDPAVVFAALSQQNAVASSGSFETGTDRIYIRTSGALDSVESVRNLPIRANGRLFRVGDFATVARGYSDPPQPKMRFMGRDALGVAVSMVPRGDIIALGHALDAEVDRIKAELPVGLELDRVNDQPNAVKRSVSEFTRTLAEAVAIVLLVSFLSLGLRTGFIVALSIPLTFAVTFLFMYQAGIDLHKVSLGALIIALGLLVDDAIISVEMMVVKMEQGWERVRAASFAYTSTAMPMLTGTVVTAAGFLPIGLARSSTGEYTFSMFAVTTIALLVSWVVSVLFVPYLGYKLLPDFHRSGAHPDEGAVWRKPFYLRFRRLVNWSVANRWIVIGATLAVFALSVFGFRFVQQQFFPPANRPELIVDIRLAEGSSLAATQAQVAKLEQLLMTQPAYKDNIDNFVSYVGSGSPRFFLPLDQQLVNANFGQFVVNTKSNEAREIVRARLLRQFDEDFPEIRGRITRLENGPPVGFPVQFRVIGEDKEAIRAIANEVAGIMRANPWTHDVNVDWEEASRVIRLAIDQDRARVLGISTQELAQYVGTVVSGQAVTSWREKDKQVDVVVRGNVAERQMVSLLKDLAVPVGHGRTVPLAQVVRISSGFEQGIFWRRDRTPLITVRSDIRDGIQAPAVSAQVNEKLEAIRARLPIGYRIETGGAIEDAGKGQRSIAVVAPVMVLVMLTTLMLQLQSFARLAMVALTAPLGLIGVTAALLVSRMPFGFVAMLGTIALAGMIMRNSVILVDQIDHDIREGSEPWDAIVDSTVRRFRPIMLTAAAAVLAMIPLTRSAFYGPMAVAIMGGLLVATVLTLVFLPALYAAWFRVKPVANGN from the coding sequence ATGGTCCACCGCTTCAATCTTTCGGAATGGGCGCTCGGGCACCAGTCGCTGGTGCTCTATTTCATGATCGTGCTCGCCGTCATCGGCGCGGGCTCCTACCTGCGCCTGGGCCAGGCCGAGGACCCGGAGTTCACGTTCAAGCTGATGGTGGTGCGCACGAACTGGCCCGGTGCGTCCGCCGACGAGGTCGAACGCCAGCTCACCGACCGCATCGAGAAAAAGCTGCAGGAGACGCCGCGGCTGGACCACCTGCGCAGCTACTCGAAGCCCGGCGAATCCGTGGTCTTCGTCTTCGTGAAGGACTCCTCGCGCCCCGACGAGATCAGGGAGACCTTCTACCAGGTGCGCAAGAAGGTGGGCGACATCCGCGCCCTGCTCCCGGCGGGAATCCAGGGGCCCTTCTTCAACGACGAGTTCGGCGACACGTTCGGCAACATCTACGCGATCACCGGGGACGGCTTCACCTACACACAGCTCAAGGAGGCCGCCGACCGCGTCCGCGCCGACCTGCTGCGCGTGAAGGACGTGGCCAAGGTCGACCTGGTCGGCGAGCAGGACGAGAAGATCTTCGTCGAGATCTCCAACGCGAAGCTGACCACCTTCGGCATCGATCCCGCTGTCGTCTTCGCAGCGCTTTCGCAGCAGAACGCGGTGGCCTCCTCCGGGAGCTTCGAGACCGGCACCGACCGCATCTACATCCGCACGAGCGGCGCCCTCGATTCGGTCGAGAGCGTGCGCAACCTGCCGATCCGCGCCAACGGGCGGCTCTTCCGCGTGGGCGACTTCGCGACCGTCGCGAGGGGCTACTCCGACCCGCCGCAGCCGAAGATGCGCTTCATGGGCCGCGACGCGCTGGGCGTGGCCGTCTCGATGGTGCCGCGCGGCGACATCATCGCGCTGGGCCACGCGCTCGACGCCGAGGTGGATCGCATCAAGGCGGAACTGCCGGTGGGCCTGGAGCTCGACCGCGTGAACGACCAGCCGAACGCGGTGAAGCGCTCGGTGAGCGAGTTCACGCGCACGCTTGCGGAAGCGGTCGCGATCGTGCTCCTCGTGAGCTTCCTGTCTTTGGGCCTGCGCACGGGGTTCATCGTCGCCCTCTCCATCCCCCTCACCTTCGCGGTGACCTTCCTCTTCATGTACCAGGCGGGCATCGACCTGCACAAGGTATCGCTGGGCGCGCTCATCATCGCGCTGGGCCTGCTGGTGGACGATGCGATCATCTCCGTGGAGATGATGGTGGTGAAGATGGAACAGGGCTGGGAGCGCGTGCGCGCCGCGAGCTTCGCCTACACCTCCACCGCGATGCCGATGCTCACCGGCACGGTCGTCACGGCCGCCGGGTTCCTGCCCATCGGGCTTGCTCGCTCCTCGACCGGCGAATACACGTTCTCGATGTTCGCGGTGACCACCATCGCGCTGCTCGTTTCCTGGGTCGTGTCGGTCCTCTTCGTTCCGTACCTGGGCTACAAGCTGCTGCCCGACTTCCACCGGTCGGGCGCCCACCCGGACGAAGGCGCCGTGTGGCGCAAGCCCTTCTACCTGCGCTTCCGCCGCCTCGTGAACTGGAGTGTCGCGAACCGATGGATCGTGATCGGCGCCACGCTCGCGGTGTTCGCGCTGTCGGTCTTCGGCTTCCGCTTCGTGCAGCAGCAGTTCTTCCCGCCCGCCAACCGGCCGGAGCTGATCGTGGACATCCGCCTGGCCGAGGGCTCGTCCCTGGCGGCAACGCAGGCGCAGGTGGCGAAGCTCGAGCAGCTGCTGATGACGCAGCCCGCGTACAAGGACAACATCGACAACTTCGTGAGCTACGTCGGCAGCGGCAGCCCGCGCTTCTTTCTCCCGCTGGACCAGCAGCTCGTGAACGCGAACTTCGGCCAGTTCGTGGTGAACACGAAGAGCAACGAGGCCCGCGAGATCGTGCGCGCCCGCCTGCTCAGGCAATTCGACGAGGATTTCCCGGAGATTCGCGGCCGTATCACGCGGCTCGAGAACGGCCCGCCCGTGGGCTTTCCCGTCCAGTTCCGCGTGATCGGCGAGGACAAGGAAGCGATCCGGGCGATCGCCAACGAGGTGGCCGGCATCATGCGCGCCAATCCATGGACGCACGACGTGAACGTGGACTGGGAGGAGGCGAGCCGCGTGATCCGGCTTGCGATCGACCAGGACCGCGCGCGCGTGCTCGGAATCTCGACGCAGGAGCTCGCGCAGTACGTGGGAACGGTGGTCTCGGGGCAGGCGGTCACGTCCTGGCGGGAGAAGGACAAGCAAGTGGACGTTGTGGTGCGCGGCAACGTGGCCGAGCGGCAGATGGTGAGCCTGCTCAAGGATCTCGCGGTCCCCGTCGGGCACGGCAGGACAGTGCCGCTCGCCCAGGTTGTGCGCATCAGCTCCGGCTTCGAGCAGGGCATCTTCTGGCGGCGCGACCGGACGCCGTTGATCACGGTGCGTTCCGACATCCGGGACGGGATCCAGGCGCCCGCGGTGAGCGCGCAGGTCAACGAGAAGCTGGAAGCGATCCGCGCACGGCTGCCGATCGGCTATCGCATCGAGACCGGCGGCGCCATCGAGGACGCCGGCAAGGGCCAGCGCTCGATCGCGGTGGTGGCGCCGGTGATGGTGCTGGTCATGCTCACCACCCTCATGTTGCAGCTGCAGAGCTTCGCGCGCCTCGCCATGGTGGCGCTCACCGCGCCCCTGGGGCTCATCGGCGTGACCGCGGCCCTCCTCGTCTCCCGGATGCCCTTCGGGTTCGTCGCGATGCTGGGCACGATCGCCCTTGCCGGCATGATCATGCGCAACTCGGTGATCCTCGTGGACCAGATCGACCACGACATCCGCGAGGGCAGCGAGCCCTGGGACGCCATCGTGGACTCCACCGTGCGCCGCTTCCGGCCCATCATGCTCACCGCCGCGGCGGCGGTGCTCGCCATGATCCCGCTCACCCGCAGTGCCTTCTACGGCCCGATGGCGGTCGCGATCATGGGCGGGCTGCTGGTGGCCACGGTGCTCACGCTCGTGTTCCTGCCCGCCCTCTACGCCGCGTGGTTCCGCGTGAAGCCGGTCGCCAACGGCAACTGA
- a CDS encoding twin-arginine translocation signal domain-containing protein: protein MERRDFVKLCAATAATATLPTAAQAAALKARLYPRALLVEERGQPVRSESLRAGVNYVFEYPFAATPCFLLRLSKPTAGGIDLRTEAGGLYRWEGGVGPEKTLVAYSAICAHKLTYPTRQVSFIGYRDAPSPVAGPGKVITCCSDRSVYDPSAGARVVSGPAPQPLATILLEHDASKDEFTAVGTFGGEMFNMFFQKFGFRLELEMGDRAKSGVEGRAVVRELSTYSAQWAQC from the coding sequence ATGGAACGACGCGACTTCGTGAAACTTTGCGCCGCCACCGCGGCGACGGCCACCCTCCCCACCGCGGCGCAGGCCGCCGCGCTCAAGGCTCGCCTCTACCCGCGTGCCCTGCTCGTGGAGGAACGCGGGCAACCCGTCCGCTCCGAATCCCTGCGCGCCGGCGTCAATTACGTCTTCGAGTATCCGTTCGCGGCGACGCCCTGCTTCCTGCTGCGCCTGTCGAAGCCCACCGCCGGCGGGATCGACCTCAGGACCGAGGCGGGCGGCCTCTATCGCTGGGAAGGCGGCGTGGGGCCGGAGAAGACCCTCGTCGCCTATTCGGCCATCTGCGCGCACAAGCTCACCTACCCCACGCGGCAGGTGAGCTTCATCGGCTACCGCGACGCCCCCAGCCCCGTCGCCGGCCCCGGCAAGGTGATCACCTGCTGCTCGGATCGCAGCGTCTATGACCCTTCGGCCGGTGCGCGCGTGGTGTCGGGACCGGCACCCCAGCCGCTCGCGACCATCCTCCTCGAGCACGATGCGAGCAAGGACGAATTCACCGCGGTGGGCACGTTCGGCGGCGAGATGTTCAACATGTTCTTCCAGAAGTTCGGCTTCCGCCTTGAGCTCGAAATGGGAGACCGCGCGAAGTCCGGCGTCGAGGGGCGCGCGGTCGTGCGCGAACTCTCGACCTACAGCGCCCAGTGGGCGCAGTGCTGA
- the cysK gene encoding cysteine synthase A has translation MSAWFADNSLSIGRTPLVRLNRVTDGAPATVLAKIEGRNPAYSVKCRIGAAMVWDAEKRGLLGPGKEIVEPTSGNTGIALAFVAAARGIPITLTMPDSMSIERRKLLLAYGAKLVLTEGAKGMAGAVAKAEEIAASDPGRYVLLQQFKNPANPAIHESTTGPEIWEDTGGAIDILVSGVGTGGTITGISRYIKMTRGKAITSVAVEPAASPLMTQKRAGEPLKPGPHKIQGIGANFMPDVLDLSLVDVVEQVTNEEAIAYARRLAREEGILSGISCGAAAAVAVRLAKRPENAGKTIVVILPDSGERYLSSILFEGLYDAAGLPAD, from the coding sequence ATGAGCGCCTGGTTCGCCGACAATTCCCTTTCCATCGGCCGCACGCCGCTCGTGCGCCTGAACCGCGTTACCGACGGCGCACCGGCCACCGTGCTCGCCAAGATCGAGGGACGCAATCCGGCCTACTCGGTGAAGTGCCGCATCGGCGCGGCGATGGTCTGGGACGCGGAGAAGCGCGGCCTGCTGGGGCCGGGCAAGGAGATCGTCGAGCCCACGAGCGGCAACACCGGCATCGCGCTCGCGTTCGTGGCGGCCGCGCGCGGCATCCCGATCACGCTCACGATGCCCGACTCGATGAGCATCGAGCGGCGCAAGCTCCTGCTCGCCTACGGCGCGAAGCTCGTCCTCACGGAAGGCGCCAAGGGCATGGCGGGCGCCGTGGCGAAGGCCGAGGAGATCGCCGCATCCGATCCCGGCAGGTACGTGCTCCTGCAGCAGTTCAAGAATCCCGCCAACCCCGCCATCCACGAGTCCACGACGGGACCGGAGATCTGGGAGGACACCGGTGGGGCAATCGACATCCTCGTCTCGGGCGTGGGCACCGGCGGCACGATCACGGGCATCTCGCGCTACATCAAGATGACGCGCGGCAAGGCGATCACCTCCGTCGCGGTGGAGCCGGCCGCGAGCCCGCTCATGACGCAGAAGCGCGCCGGGGAGCCGCTCAAGCCAGGCCCGCACAAGATCCAGGGCATCGGCGCGAACTTCATGCCCGACGTGCTGGACCTGTCCCTCGTGGACGTCGTCGAGCAGGTGACGAACGAGGAGGCCATCGCCTACGCGCGGCGACTTGCCCGCGAGGAAGGCATTCTCTCGGGCATCTCCTGCGGGGCCGCCGCCGCCGTGGCCGTTCGCCTGGCGAAGCGCCCGGAAAACGCCGGCAAGACGATCGTGGTGATCCTGCCCGACTCCGGCGAACGCTACCTGAGCTCGATCCTCTTCGAGGGGCTGTACGACGCCGCGGGTTTGCCCGCGGACTGA
- a CDS encoding class I SAM-dependent methyltransferase — protein MKALAPVPRNSRHFRPLLGAALAIAALGASADDALKQAIGGTHRTPAFVARDAVRKPYEELVFFGTRPDATVVEISPGGGYWTEILAPYLRDRGTFYVAQFPLESVKGRAGYERAHQAFLDKLAGDKPVYGRLTVTAFAKGYYDVAPPGSADFVLTFRNLHNWIAGGYADEALQAFHRALKPGGILGIEDHRAPTDRPQDPKAKDGYVREDYAIELAKRAGFEFVARSEILANPRDTKDYPQGVWTLPPTLSLKDTDRAKYVAIGEADNFALKFRKPLP, from the coding sequence ATGAAAGCCCTCGCTCCGGTCCCACGCAACTCACGACACTTTCGTCCACTCCTGGGCGCCGCGCTTGCCATCGCCGCATTGGGTGCGAGCGCCGACGATGCCCTGAAGCAGGCGATCGGGGGCACACACCGCACACCCGCCTTCGTCGCGCGCGATGCCGTTCGCAAGCCCTACGAGGAACTTGTGTTCTTCGGCACCCGACCCGACGCGACGGTGGTGGAAATTTCTCCGGGAGGCGGCTACTGGACGGAAATCCTGGCCCCTTACCTGCGCGACCGGGGGACGTTCTACGTGGCCCAGTTTCCGCTGGAGTCCGTGAAGGGGCGAGCGGGCTACGAACGGGCGCACCAGGCCTTTCTCGACAAGCTCGCCGGGGACAAGCCGGTATACGGCCGCCTGACGGTGACCGCCTTCGCGAAGGGCTACTACGACGTGGCCCCGCCCGGGTCGGCGGACTTCGTTCTCACCTTCCGCAACCTGCACAACTGGATTGCGGGTGGCTACGCGGACGAGGCGCTGCAGGCCTTCCATCGCGCCCTGAAGCCCGGCGGCATCCTCGGCATCGAGGACCACCGCGCCCCCACCGACCGGCCCCAGGATCCGAAGGCGAAGGACGGGTACGTGCGCGAGGACTACGCGATCGAACTGGCGAAGCGCGCCGGCTTCGAGTTCGTGGCGCGCTCGGAAATCCTGGCCAATCCGCGGGATACGAAGGACTATCCGCAAGGCGTCTGGACGCTGCCGCCGACGCTGTCGCTCAAGGACACGGATCGCGCGAAGTACGTGGCGATCGGGGAGGCGGACAACTTCGCGCTCAAGTTTCGCAAGCCCTTGCCCTGA
- a CDS encoding leucyl/phenylalanyl-tRNA--protein transferase yields MIPFLRPGDPFPPVSRAQRSPNGLLCAGADLSPQRILDAYAKGIFPWFSEGDPILWWSPHPRMVLLPEELKVSRSLRKAVARGPFETRFDTAFAQVMAECAAPRDGLPGTWIVPEMVAAYTRLHELGYAHSVESWKDGELAGGLYGILLGRVFFGESMFSRETDASKVALVKLVDRVRDLGVRVIDCQQATRHLASLGAREIPRRDFAHLLAESIQYPPSGSRWPATEEAWRSSTISR; encoded by the coding sequence GTGATCCCCTTCCTGCGCCCCGGCGACCCCTTCCCCCCCGTATCCAGGGCCCAGCGCTCGCCCAACGGGCTGCTCTGCGCCGGCGCGGACCTCTCGCCGCAGAGGATCCTCGACGCCTATGCGAAGGGGATCTTCCCGTGGTTCTCGGAGGGCGACCCGATCCTCTGGTGGTCGCCGCACCCGCGCATGGTCCTTCTCCCCGAAGAGCTCAAGGTGTCGCGCTCGCTCAGGAAGGCGGTGGCCCGCGGGCCATTCGAAACGCGATTCGATACCGCGTTCGCACAGGTGATGGCCGAGTGCGCGGCCCCCCGCGACGGGCTGCCGGGAACCTGGATCGTCCCGGAGATGGTCGCGGCCTACACGCGCCTGCATGAGCTGGGCTACGCGCACTCGGTCGAGTCGTGGAAGGACGGCGAGCTGGCCGGCGGGCTCTACGGCATCCTGCTCGGCCGGGTCTTCTTCGGCGAGTCGATGTTCTCGCGCGAGACGGACGCATCCAAGGTGGCCCTGGTGAAGCTGGTGGATCGCGTGCGCGATCTGGGCGTGCGCGTCATCGATTGCCAGCAGGCCACGCGCCACCTGGCTTCCCTGGGCGCGCGCGAGATTCCGAGGCGCGACTTCGCGCACCTGCTGGCCGAGTCGATACAATATCCCCCGTCCGGCAGCCGTTGGCCGGCCACCGAGGAAGCATGGCGAAGCTCAACGATCTCCCGATAG
- a CDS encoding arginyltransferase, translating to MAKLNDLPIANLQFYATAPYPCSYVPGRLARSQVATPSYLIDTEAYGSLVSAGFRRSGAFTYRPYCDHCQACVPVRVVASEFEPNRSQRRSWKRHSGLEVRFGELKFSPEHYALYRLYQGERHRGGGMDHDSREQYIHFLLQSNVTTSLAEFREEGKLRMVSIVDELADGLSSVYTFFDPLVQKASFGTWNIVWQIEEARRRGLPYVYLGYWIAQSRKMAYKSEFRPIEGLTRGEWKRLR from the coding sequence ATGGCGAAGCTCAACGATCTCCCGATAGCGAACCTGCAGTTCTACGCGACGGCCCCGTACCCTTGCAGCTACGTGCCGGGACGCCTCGCGCGCTCGCAGGTCGCAACTCCCAGCTACCTCATCGATACGGAGGCCTACGGCAGCCTCGTCTCCGCCGGCTTCCGCCGCTCGGGTGCTTTCACCTACCGCCCCTACTGCGACCACTGCCAGGCCTGCGTGCCGGTGCGCGTGGTCGCCTCCGAGTTCGAGCCGAACCGCTCCCAGCGTCGATCCTGGAAACGGCACTCGGGGCTGGAGGTTCGTTTCGGCGAGCTCAAGTTCAGTCCCGAGCATTACGCCCTGTATCGCCTGTACCAGGGGGAGCGCCACCGAGGCGGCGGCATGGACCACGACAGCCGCGAGCAGTACATCCATTTCCTGCTGCAATCGAACGTCACCACCAGCCTCGCGGAGTTCCGCGAGGAAGGCAAGCTGCGCATGGTGTCCATCGTGGACGAGCTGGCCGACGGCCTGTCCTCGGTCTATACCTTCTTCGACCCGCTCGTGCAAAAGGCAAGCTTCGGCACCTGGAACATCGTGTGGCAGATCGAGGAGGCCCGGCGGCGCGGCCTTCCCTACGTGTACCTCGGCTACTGGATCGCGCAGAGCCGCAAGATGGCCTACAAGAGCGAATTCCGCCCCATCGAGGGGCTCACCCGCGGGGAATGGAAGCGCCTGCGCTGA
- a CDS encoding quinone-dependent dihydroorotate dehydrogenase, protein MSLYRLARSALFQLDPETAHVLALKAMGTLGPAVALLGAGSDAGEERTVMGIRFPNPVGLAAGMDKDAQYLEPLAALGFGHLEVGTVTPRPQPGNPRPRLFRLVEHEAIINRMGFNNVGVEALLRNVEKSPFRGVLGINIGKNFDTPIERAADDYLACLDAVYERATYVAVNISSPNTKNLRDLQSRERLDELLGAIMARRDSLAARAGKVTPLAVKIAPDLDDGQIAAVAELALKHRIDALVATNTTIGRAGVEGHRNAQEAGGLSGRPVFALSTEVLRKLARLLGGRIPLIGVGGILSGEDAKAKVEAGASLVQIYTGFIYRGPDLIAEARRALKA, encoded by the coding sequence ATGAGCCTTTATCGCCTCGCCCGCAGTGCCCTCTTCCAGCTCGACCCCGAAACCGCGCACGTGCTCGCGCTCAAGGCGATGGGCACCCTCGGGCCTGCCGTGGCGCTCCTGGGAGCGGGGTCGGACGCAGGCGAAGAACGCACGGTGATGGGCATCCGCTTCCCGAACCCCGTCGGCCTCGCCGCCGGGATGGACAAGGATGCGCAGTATCTCGAGCCGCTGGCGGCCCTGGGCTTCGGCCACCTGGAGGTCGGCACCGTCACGCCGCGCCCGCAGCCGGGCAACCCCAGGCCGCGACTCTTCCGCCTGGTGGAGCACGAGGCGATCATCAATCGCATGGGCTTCAACAACGTGGGCGTGGAGGCGCTGCTGCGCAACGTCGAGAAATCCCCGTTCCGGGGCGTCCTGGGCATCAACATCGGCAAGAACTTCGACACGCCCATCGAGCGCGCCGCCGACGACTACCTCGCCTGCCTGGACGCCGTGTACGAGCGCGCGACCTACGTCGCGGTCAACATCTCCTCGCCCAACACGAAGAACCTGCGCGACCTCCAGTCCCGGGAAAGGCTCGACGAGCTGCTCGGGGCGATCATGGCGCGGCGCGATTCGCTCGCCGCCCGCGCAGGGAAAGTGACGCCGCTCGCCGTGAAGATCGCCCCCGACCTCGACGACGGGCAGATCGCGGCCGTCGCGGAACTTGCACTCAAGCACCGCATCGACGCGCTGGTCGCCACCAACACCACCATCGGCCGCGCGGGCGTGGAGGGTCATCGCAACGCACAGGAGGCGGGCGGGCTCTCGGGGCGCCCCGTGTTCGCGCTCTCGACCGAAGTGCTGCGCAAGCTCGCGCGCCTGCTCGGCGGGCGCATCCCCCTCATCGGCGTGGGCGGCATCCTCTCGGGAGAGGATGCGAAGGCCAAGGTCGAGGCGGGGGCCAGCCTCGTGCAGATCTACACCGGCTTCATCTACCGCGGCCCGGATCTCATCGCCGAGGCGCGGCGCGCGCTCAAGGCCTGA